A window from Malania oleifera isolate guangnan ecotype guangnan chromosome 7, ASM2987363v1, whole genome shotgun sequence encodes these proteins:
- the LOC131160780 gene encoding uncharacterized protein LOC131160780 yields MKGVIRFGKKGKLSPRYIGSFEVLERIGPVVYKLALPSALSRIHDVFHVSMLKRYVPDPSYIISYEALEIGDTLSYDEVPVQILDRKEQELRTKKIPLVKVLRRNHAVKEALWELEEEMR; encoded by the coding sequence atgaaaggagtgataagATTCGgtaagaagggtaagctaagccctaggtatattgggtcatttgaggTATTGGAAAGAATCGGTCCAGTCGTCTACAAGTTAGCATTACCTTCAGCATTATCCagaatccacgacgtatttcatgtgtctatgttgaagaGATATGTCCCAGATCCATCATatataataagttatgaggcactggagatTGGAGATACTCTGTCATATGATGAAGTGCCAGTTCAAATCCTAGATCGTAAAGAGCAAGAATTGCGCACCaaaaagattccactggtaaaagtactTCGGAGGAACCATGCAGTTAAGGAAGCCttgtgggagttagaggaggaaatgcgTTAG